A DNA window from Stutzerimonas stutzeri contains the following coding sequences:
- a CDS encoding divergent polysaccharide deacetylase family protein, producing MAGWASGLALLVMLASQALYASEPAAAPEHTPRPRLTLIIDDLGQNPARDRRVLQLPGPVALAILPDTRHAAALAEQAHRAGKTVMLHMPMAPAQGRFAWRPELPHDELARRLDAALAAVPHASGLNNHMGSAMTDQVQPMSWLMGELQRRHLFFLDSRTSPRTVAAASAQRAALASLSRDIFLDDNPSAEAVAERFRAAIALARKQGSVVIIGHPHESTLALLERELPRLSAQGIEWVDVGQMIATRSNRAMAAHGRGGIYR from the coding sequence ATGGCAGGCTGGGCATCGGGCCTGGCGCTATTGGTGATGCTCGCCAGCCAGGCGCTATACGCCAGCGAGCCCGCAGCCGCGCCGGAGCATACGCCGAGGCCCCGGCTGACCCTGATAATCGACGACCTCGGACAGAACCCGGCACGCGATCGCCGCGTGCTGCAACTGCCGGGACCGGTAGCCCTGGCAATTCTCCCTGACACCCGTCACGCAGCTGCGCTGGCCGAGCAGGCCCATCGCGCCGGCAAGACGGTCATGCTGCACATGCCGATGGCGCCCGCTCAGGGCCGTTTCGCCTGGCGTCCTGAGCTGCCGCATGACGAACTGGCCCGCCGCCTCGACGCTGCGCTGGCTGCGGTACCGCATGCCAGCGGCCTGAACAATCACATGGGTAGCGCCATGACTGATCAGGTACAGCCGATGAGCTGGCTGATGGGCGAGCTGCAGCGCCGCCACCTGTTCTTCCTCGACAGCCGCACCAGCCCGCGTACCGTGGCCGCTGCCAGTGCACAGCGCGCGGCACTGGCCAGCCTGTCGCGAGATATCTTTCTGGACGACAACCCTTCGGCAGAGGCCGTAGCCGAACGCTTTCGCGCCGCAATCGCACTGGCGCGCAAACAGGGCTCGGTGGTGATCATCGGGCATCCCCACGAGAGCACTCTGGCCCTGCTGGAGCGCGAGTTGCCACGACTGTCGGCGCAGGGCATCGAATGGGTCGATGTGGGGCAGATGATTGCCACGCGCAGCAACCGGGCGATGGCCGCTCATGGCCGCGGTGGCATTTACCGCTGA
- the hisA gene encoding 1-(5-phosphoribosyl)-5-[(5-phosphoribosylamino)methylideneamino]imidazole-4-carboxamide isomerase: protein MLIIPAIDLKDGACVRLRQGLMDDATVFSDDPVAMAAKWVEAGCRRLHLVDLNGAFEGQPVNGEVVTAIAKRYPNLPIQIGGGIRSLETIEHYVRAGVSYVIIGTKAVKQPEFVGEACRAFPGKVIVGLDAKDGFVATDGWAEVSTVQAVDLARRFEADGVSAIVYTDIAKDGMMQGCNVEATVALANASRIPVIASGGIHNIGDIQKLLDTNTRGIVGAITGRAIYEGTLDVAEAQALCDLKYKDE from the coding sequence ATGCTGATTATTCCCGCTATCGATCTGAAAGACGGCGCCTGCGTGCGTCTGCGCCAGGGCCTGATGGACGATGCCACGGTGTTTTCCGATGACCCGGTGGCCATGGCTGCCAAGTGGGTCGAGGCCGGTTGCCGTCGGCTGCACCTGGTCGACCTCAACGGCGCCTTCGAAGGCCAGCCGGTCAATGGCGAGGTGGTCACCGCCATCGCCAAGCGTTATCCGAACCTGCCGATCCAGATCGGCGGTGGCATCCGTTCACTGGAAACCATCGAGCACTACGTGCGCGCTGGCGTCAGCTACGTGATCATCGGCACCAAGGCGGTCAAGCAGCCGGAGTTCGTTGGTGAGGCCTGCCGCGCCTTTCCGGGCAAGGTCATCGTCGGTCTGGATGCCAAGGATGGCTTCGTCGCCACCGACGGCTGGGCCGAAGTCTCCACGGTGCAGGCGGTCGATCTGGCGCGCCGTTTCGAGGCCGATGGCGTCTCGGCGATCGTCTACACCGACATCGCCAAGGACGGCATGATGCAGGGCTGCAACGTCGAAGCCACCGTGGCCCTGGCCAACGCCAGCCGCATCCCGGTGATCGCTTCTGGTGGCATCCACAACATCGGCGATATCCAGAAGTTGCTCGACACCAACACCCGCGGGATCGTCGGTGCCATCACTGGCCGCGCGATCTACGAAGGCACGCTGGATGTGGCCGAAGCGCAGGCGCTTTGCGACCTGAAGTACAAGGACGAGTGA
- the secB gene encoding protein-export chaperone SecB, whose translation MTEQANNGGAASQAEQGAQFSLQRIYVRDLSFEAPKSPEIFRQEWNPSVALDLNTKQKALEGDFHEVVLTLSVTVKTGEEVAFIAEVQQAGIFLIKGLEAAAMSHTLGAFCPNILFPYAREALDSLVTRGSFPALMLAPVNFDALYAQEMTRMQSAGEAPATAH comes from the coding sequence ATGACCGAACAAGCTAACAACGGCGGCGCAGCATCGCAGGCCGAACAGGGCGCACAATTCTCGCTACAGCGCATCTACGTCCGTGACCTGTCCTTCGAAGCGCCGAAAAGCCCGGAAATTTTCCGTCAGGAATGGAATCCGAGTGTCGCGCTGGACCTGAACACGAAGCAGAAGGCGCTTGAGGGCGACTTCCATGAAGTTGTGCTGACCCTCTCGGTTACTGTGAAAACCGGCGAAGAAGTAGCCTTCATCGCAGAAGTGCAGCAGGCAGGGATCTTCCTGATCAAGGGGCTCGAAGCCGCCGCGATGAGCCATACGCTTGGCGCGTTCTGCCCGAACATCCTCTTCCCGTACGCCCGTGAGGCGCTGGACAGCCTGGTGACCCGTGGTTCCTTCCCGGCGCTGATGCTGGCTCCGGTGAACTTCGACGCACTCTACGCCCAGGAAATGACGCGTATGCAGAGCGCCGGCGAAGCACCTGCCACCGCTCACTGA
- the hisF gene encoding imidazole glycerol phosphate synthase subunit HisF, with translation MALAKRIIPCLDVDNGRVVKGVQFENIRDAGDPVEIARRYDEQGADEITFLDITASVDNRDTTLHTVERMASQVFIPLTVGGGVRSVQDIRNLLNAGADKVSINTAAVFNPEFVGEAADRFGSQCIVVAIDAKKVSAPGEPGRWEIFTHGGRKPTGLDAVAWAKKMEDLGAGEILLTSMDQDGVKSGYDLGVTRAISEALCIPVIASGGVGNLQHLADGILEGKADAVLAASIFHFGEYTIPEAKAYLAARGIVMR, from the coding sequence ATGGCCCTGGCCAAACGCATCATTCCCTGCCTCGACGTGGACAACGGCCGCGTGGTCAAGGGCGTTCAGTTCGAGAACATCCGCGACGCCGGTGACCCGGTGGAAATCGCCCGCCGCTACGACGAGCAGGGCGCCGACGAGATTACCTTTCTCGATATCACCGCCAGCGTCGACAACCGCGATACCACGCTGCATACCGTCGAGCGCATGGCCAGCCAGGTGTTCATCCCGCTGACCGTGGGCGGTGGCGTGCGCAGCGTGCAAGACATCCGCAACCTGCTCAACGCCGGCGCCGACAAGGTCTCGATCAACACCGCCGCGGTGTTCAACCCCGAGTTCGTTGGCGAGGCTGCTGATCGCTTCGGCTCACAGTGCATCGTCGTCGCCATCGATGCGAAAAAGGTCTCTGCGCCGGGTGAGCCTGGCCGCTGGGAAATCTTCACCCATGGCGGGCGCAAACCCACCGGACTGGATGCGGTGGCCTGGGCGAAGAAGATGGAAGACCTGGGCGCTGGAGAGATCCTGCTGACCAGCATGGATCAGGATGGCGTGAAGAGCGGCTACGACCTGGGCGTCACCCGGGCCATCAGCGAAGCGTTGTGCATTCCGGTGATCGCCTCCGGTGGCGTCGGCAATCTGCAGCACCTGGCCGACGGCATCCTCGAAGGCAAGGCCGACGCGGTACTCGCGGCCAGCATTTTCCACTTCGGCGAGTACACCATCCCGGAAGCCAAGGCCTATCTGGCTGCCCGCGGCATCGTGATGCGTTGA
- a CDS encoding S41 family peptidase, whose amino-acid sequence MLHLRRFARPSTLALAILLGMHGGAWAQQPPAEAAAPSSKAPLPLDELRTFAEVLDRIKAAYVEPVDDKTLLENAIKGMLSNLDPHSAYLEPEAFAELQESTSGEFGGLGIEVGMEDGFIKVVSPIDDTPASKAGIEAGDLIVKIDGQPTKGLSMMDAIGKMRGKPGSSISLTLVREGGQPFDVKLTRAVIKVRSVRSQILEPGYGYLRVTQFQVNSGEEVGKALAKLKRDNDGKKLNGLVLDLRNNPGGVLQAAVEISDHFLTKGLIVYTKGRIANSELRFNADPGDASEGVPLVVLINGGSASASEIVAGALQDHKRGVVMGTDSFGKGSVQTVLPLNNDRALKLTTALYYTPNGRSIQAQGIEPDIKVERAKLTREQAADGFREADLAGHLGNGNGGPDRPTATQIASDSPRPQDDDYQLGQALNLLKGLNLTRGQ is encoded by the coding sequence ATGTTGCACCTGCGCCGTTTCGCCCGCCCATCCACGCTCGCCCTGGCCATATTGCTGGGGATGCACGGCGGCGCCTGGGCCCAGCAGCCACCGGCGGAAGCTGCGGCGCCGAGCTCCAAGGCCCCCTTGCCACTGGATGAACTGCGCACCTTCGCCGAGGTGTTGGACCGCATCAAGGCCGCCTATGTCGAGCCGGTGGATGACAAGACCCTGCTGGAAAACGCCATCAAGGGCATGCTCAGCAATCTCGACCCGCATTCGGCGTATCTGGAGCCCGAGGCGTTCGCCGAGCTGCAGGAAAGCACCAGCGGCGAATTCGGCGGCCTCGGCATCGAGGTCGGCATGGAAGACGGATTCATCAAGGTCGTCTCGCCGATCGACGATACCCCGGCATCGAAGGCCGGTATCGAAGCCGGCGACCTGATCGTCAAGATCGATGGCCAGCCAACCAAGGGCCTGTCGATGATGGACGCCATCGGCAAGATGCGCGGCAAGCCGGGCAGCAGCATCAGCCTGACGCTGGTGCGCGAAGGCGGCCAACCATTCGATGTGAAGCTGACCCGCGCGGTGATCAAGGTGCGCAGCGTCCGCAGCCAGATTCTGGAGCCCGGCTACGGTTACCTGCGCGTCACCCAGTTCCAGGTCAATTCCGGCGAGGAAGTCGGCAAGGCACTGGCCAAGCTGAAGAGGGACAACGACGGCAAGAAGCTGAACGGCTTGGTCCTCGACCTGCGCAACAACCCCGGCGGCGTACTGCAGGCAGCAGTCGAGATTTCCGACCACTTCCTCACCAAGGGCCTGATCGTCTACACCAAAGGCCGCATCGCCAATTCCGAGCTGCGCTTCAACGCCGACCCGGGCGATGCCAGTGAGGGCGTGCCACTGGTAGTACTGATCAATGGCGGTAGCGCCTCGGCATCGGAGATCGTTGCCGGCGCGCTGCAGGATCACAAGCGCGGCGTGGTGATGGGCACCGACAGCTTCGGCAAGGGCTCGGTACAAACCGTGCTGCCGCTGAACAATGATCGCGCGCTCAAGCTGACCACCGCGCTGTACTACACCCCCAACGGCCGTTCTATCCAGGCCCAGGGCATCGAGCCGGACATCAAGGTCGAGCGCGCCAAGCTGACCCGCGAGCAGGCCGCCGATGGCTTCCGCGAGGCCGATCTTGCCGGCCATCTGGGCAACGGCAACGGCGGCCCGGACCGCCCCACCGCCACCCAGATCGCCAGCGACTCGCCGCGCCCGCAGGACGACGACTACCAGCTCGGTCAGGCATTGAATCTGCTCAAGGGACTGAACCTCACCCGCGGCCAGTGA
- a CDS encoding murein hydrolase activator EnvC family protein encodes MPRTFLALAFLCLLGPAVADERAAARQQIEAARQDVAELQKLLKQIEQEKSGVQKQLKTTESELGQLEKQVDTLQQEIDRSEAELERLNDEKTTLEGARLEQQRLIGLQARAAYQNGRQEYLKLLLNQQNPEKFSRTITYYDYLNKARLEQLDNFNETLRQLANVEADIATQQSLLAEKKDGLLERRNQLAEVRKERQQTLAKLNSDLSSREQKLQARRQEQAQFERVLKTIEATLARQAREAEEARQRALLAERQREQQRQAAGAAPAPSGPTVSSAGGNFGGPFSQAKGKLPWPVDGRLVARYGTPRGGDARTKWDGVLIGASVGTQVRAVHGGRVVFADWLRGAGLLVILDHGNGYLSLYGHNQSLLRDAGDIVKAGDPIATVGTSGGQETAALYFAIRQQGRPSDPAQWCRAQG; translated from the coding sequence ATGCCTCGTACTTTTCTCGCCCTCGCCTTCCTCTGCCTGCTCGGCCCCGCCGTAGCGGACGAACGTGCTGCAGCGCGGCAGCAGATCGAAGCCGCTCGCCAGGACGTTGCCGAACTGCAGAAGCTGCTCAAGCAGATCGAGCAGGAGAAATCCGGTGTTCAGAAGCAGCTGAAGACCACCGAAAGCGAACTGGGCCAGCTGGAAAAGCAGGTCGATACTCTGCAGCAGGAAATCGACCGCAGCGAGGCGGAGCTGGAACGCCTGAACGACGAGAAGACCACCCTCGAGGGCGCCCGCCTGGAGCAGCAGCGACTGATTGGCCTGCAGGCCCGCGCCGCCTACCAGAACGGTCGACAGGAATACCTCAAGCTGCTGCTCAACCAGCAGAATCCGGAAAAATTCAGCCGCACCATCACCTATTACGATTACCTCAACAAGGCTCGTCTCGAGCAGCTCGACAATTTCAACGAGACCCTGCGCCAGCTGGCCAACGTCGAAGCCGATATCGCCACGCAGCAAAGCCTGCTGGCGGAGAAGAAGGATGGCCTGCTCGAGCGCCGCAATCAGCTCGCCGAGGTGCGCAAGGAACGTCAGCAGACCCTCGCCAAGCTCAATAGCGATCTCTCCAGCCGCGAGCAGAAGCTGCAAGCCCGCCGTCAGGAGCAGGCCCAGTTCGAGCGCGTGCTCAAGACCATCGAAGCGACCCTGGCCCGCCAGGCGCGCGAAGCCGAAGAAGCGCGACAGCGCGCTCTGCTAGCCGAGCGCCAGCGAGAGCAGCAGCGCCAGGCAGCCGGCGCAGCGCCGGCACCGAGCGGGCCTACGGTGTCCAGCGCCGGCGGCAACTTCGGCGGGCCGTTCTCCCAGGCCAAGGGCAAGCTGCCATGGCCGGTCGATGGACGTCTCGTCGCCCGCTACGGCACTCCGCGCGGCGGCGACGCTCGAACCAAGTGGGACGGCGTACTGATCGGTGCCAGCGTCGGCACGCAAGTCCGCGCCGTGCACGGCGGCCGGGTAGTATTTGCCGACTGGCTACGTGGCGCCGGGCTGCTGGTGATTCTCGACCACGGCAATGGTTACCTGAGCCTGTATGGTCACAACCAGAGCCTGTTGCGTGACGCCGGCGACATCGTCAAGGCCGGCGATCCGATCGCCACGGTAGGCACCAGCGGCGGTCAGGAAACCGCTGCACTGTATTTCGCCATTCGGCAGCAGGGCCGCCCCAGCGACCCCGCCCAATGGTGTCGCGCGCAAGGCTAG
- the grxC gene encoding glutaredoxin 3, with protein MPNVVIYTTAWCPFCIRAKALLDRKGVTYEEIPVDGNPSLRAEMASKAGRTSVPQIWIGDQHVGGCDELHALERAGRLDPLLKA; from the coding sequence ATGCCCAACGTCGTCATCTATACCACCGCCTGGTGCCCGTTCTGTATTCGTGCCAAGGCGCTGCTCGATCGCAAGGGTGTCACCTACGAGGAAATCCCCGTGGATGGCAACCCGTCCCTGCGCGCCGAAATGGCCAGCAAGGCGGGGCGTACCTCGGTGCCGCAGATATGGATCGGCGACCAGCACGTCGGTGGCTGCGATGAGCTGCACGCTCTAGAGCGCGCCGGACGTCTCGACCCGTTGCTGAAGGCTTGA
- a CDS encoding substrate-binding periplasmic protein: MLKTIASMAAAALLFGATLGHAQTPVKIDLLTENFPPYNMAADGKNFARDENISGIAVDIVREMFKRAGVDYSLTLRFPWERIYGMALEKPNYGVFVTARLPEREELFKWVGPIGPDDWVLLARGDSPINLTSLEQASQYSVGAYKGDAIAEHLDGQGLKPVLALRDQENVKKLIDGKIDLWATGDPAGRYLARLEGVTGLKRVLRFDNAELYLALNKQVADETVQKLQKALDQMRSEGVIDAINARYL; encoded by the coding sequence ATGCTCAAGACAATCGCTTCCATGGCCGCTGCGGCGCTGCTGTTCGGCGCCACGCTGGGCCACGCGCAGACACCGGTGAAAATCGACCTGCTGACGGAGAACTTCCCGCCTTACAACATGGCGGCTGACGGCAAGAACTTCGCCCGCGATGAAAACATCAGCGGTATCGCCGTGGACATCGTGCGCGAGATGTTCAAGCGCGCCGGCGTCGACTACAGCCTGACGTTGCGCTTCCCCTGGGAGCGCATCTACGGCATGGCGCTGGAGAAGCCGAACTACGGCGTGTTCGTCACGGCGCGTCTGCCTGAGCGTGAAGAGCTGTTCAAATGGGTCGGCCCGATCGGCCCGGACGATTGGGTATTGCTGGCTCGCGGCGACAGCCCGATCAACCTGACCAGCCTGGAACAGGCCAGCCAGTACAGCGTGGGTGCCTACAAGGGCGACGCCATCGCTGAGCATCTGGACGGTCAAGGCCTGAAGCCGGTGCTTGCCCTGCGCGATCAGGAGAACGTGAAGAAGCTGATCGACGGCAAGATCGACCTCTGGGCCACCGGTGACCCCGCAGGCCGTTACCTGGCGCGTCTGGAGGGCGTAACGGGGCTCAAGCGTGTGCTGCGCTTCGACAATGCGGAGCTGTACCTGGCGCTGAACAAGCAGGTCGCTGACGAAACCGTGCAGAAGCTGCAAAAGGCGCTCGACCAGATGCGCAGCGAAGGCGTGATCGACGCGATCAACGCACGTTACCTCTGA
- the hisH gene encoding imidazole glycerol phosphate synthase subunit HisH, translated as MQTVAVIDYGMGNLHSVAKALEHVGAGRVLITSDAQVIREADRVVFPGVGAIRDCMAEIRRLGFDELVREVSQDRPFLGICVGMQALMEHSEENDGVDCIGLFPGQVRFFGKDLHEDGEHLKVPHMGWNEVKQVVDHPLWHAIPDNGRFYFVHSYYIEAGNPRQVVGRGHYGNDFAAALADGSRFAVQFHPEKSHTHGLQLLQNFAAWDGRW; from the coding sequence ATGCAGACCGTTGCCGTCATCGACTACGGCATGGGCAATCTGCATTCGGTGGCCAAGGCGCTGGAGCACGTCGGTGCTGGTCGTGTGCTGATTACCAGCGATGCGCAGGTCATCCGTGAAGCCGACCGCGTGGTGTTTCCCGGCGTCGGCGCGATTCGCGACTGCATGGCGGAGATTCGCCGGTTGGGCTTCGACGAGCTGGTCCGCGAAGTCAGCCAGGACCGCCCGTTCCTCGGCATCTGCGTCGGCATGCAGGCGCTGATGGAGCACAGCGAGGAGAACGACGGCGTCGACTGCATCGGCCTGTTCCCCGGCCAGGTACGCTTCTTCGGCAAGGACCTGCACGAGGACGGCGAGCACCTGAAGGTGCCGCACATGGGCTGGAACGAGGTCAAGCAGGTGGTCGACCATCCGCTCTGGCACGCGATTCCGGACAATGGCCGCTTCTATTTCGTGCACAGCTACTACATCGAGGCCGGCAACCCGCGGCAGGTGGTCGGTCGCGGCCACTACGGCAACGATTTCGCCGCCGCGCTGGCCGATGGCTCGCGCTTCGCCGTGCAGTTCCACCCGGAGAAGAGCCACACCCACGGCCTGCAGTTGCTGCAGAACTTCGCCGCCTGGGATGGCCGCTGGTAA
- a CDS encoding rhodanese-like domain-containing protein has product MLANLIEFVSNHYVLSSLFVVLLILLFITETRKGGKSLSNRELTALVNSGEGVVLDVRVKKEFDAGHIVDALNIPYEKLVSRTGELEKHKAKTIIVVDAMGQHAGTACRELQKAGFTAAKLSGGISSWRGDNLPVVK; this is encoded by the coding sequence ATGCTCGCTAACCTGATTGAATTTGTCTCTAACCACTATGTACTCAGCAGCCTGTTCGTGGTGCTGTTGATCCTTCTGTTCATCACCGAGACACGCAAGGGTGGCAAGAGCCTGAGCAATCGCGAACTGACCGCACTGGTCAATAGTGGTGAGGGCGTGGTGTTGGACGTGCGCGTCAAGAAGGAGTTCGACGCCGGCCATATCGTCGATGCATTGAACATTCCCTACGAGAAGCTGGTCAGCCGCACAGGCGAGCTGGAAAAGCACAAGGCCAAGACCATCATCGTGGTCGACGCCATGGGGCAGCACGCCGGAACGGCCTGCCGTGAGCTGCAGAAGGCAGGCTTCACCGCCGCCAAGTTGTCGGGAGGGATTTCCAGCTGGCGCGGCGACAATCTGCCAGTGGTCAAGTAA
- the gpmI gene encoding 2,3-bisphosphoglycerate-independent phosphoglycerate mutase, which yields MPVAPTAAPKPLVLIILDGFGHSENPEFNAIHAAHKPVYDSLLARQPHGLISGSGMDVGLPDGQMGNSEVGHMNLGAGRVVYQDFTRVTKAIRDGEFFANPTICAAVDKSAAAGKAVHILGLLSDGGVHSHQDHLVAMAELAAQRGAEKIYLHAFLDGRDTPPKSAQHSIELLQGTFTRLGKGRIASLIGRYFAMDRDNRWDRVQQAYELIVDGKAEYRSDYAVDGLIAAYERGESDEFVKATTIGEPVRVEDGDAVVFMNFRADRARELTRCFVEPGFKEFERARAPQLAEFVMLTQYAASIPAPSAFAPEALTNVLGEYLANNGKTQLRIAETEKYAHVTFFFSGGREEPFPGEERILIPSPQVATYDLKPEMSAPEVTDRIVDAIENQRYDVIVVNYANGDMVGHTGVFDAAVKAVECLDSCVGRIVEALDKVGGEALLTADHGNVEQMEDVMTGQAHTAHTCEPVPFVYIGKRNVSIRAGGVLADVAPTMLTLLGMPVPSEMTGRSIIELN from the coding sequence ATGCCCGTCGCCCCTACCGCCGCGCCCAAACCCCTGGTACTGATCATTCTCGATGGCTTCGGGCACAGCGAAAACCCCGAGTTCAACGCCATTCATGCCGCGCACAAGCCGGTCTATGACAGCCTGCTGGCCCGCCAGCCACACGGACTGATCTCCGGTAGCGGCATGGACGTAGGCCTGCCGGATGGGCAGATGGGCAATTCCGAGGTCGGGCACATGAACCTCGGTGCCGGTCGGGTGGTGTATCAGGACTTCACCCGAGTGACCAAGGCGATCCGCGACGGCGAGTTTTTCGCCAACCCGACTATCTGCGCCGCCGTCGACAAGTCCGCGGCTGCCGGCAAGGCAGTGCACATCCTCGGCCTGCTCTCCGACGGCGGCGTGCACAGCCACCAGGATCACCTGGTCGCGATGGCCGAACTGGCCGCCCAGCGCGGCGCCGAGAAGATCTACCTGCATGCCTTCCTTGACGGCCGCGACACCCCACCGAAGAGCGCACAGCATTCCATCGAACTGCTCCAGGGCACCTTCACCCGCCTGGGCAAGGGCCGCATCGCCAGCCTCATCGGCCGCTACTTCGCCATGGACCGCGACAATCGCTGGGACCGTGTGCAGCAGGCCTACGAGCTGATCGTCGACGGCAAGGCCGAATACCGCTCCGACTACGCAGTGGATGGCCTGATCGCTGCCTATGAGCGCGGCGAAAGCGACGAATTCGTCAAGGCGACCACCATCGGCGAGCCGGTGCGTGTCGAAGATGGCGATGCCGTGGTGTTCATGAACTTCCGCGCCGACCGCGCCCGCGAATTGACCCGCTGCTTCGTCGAACCCGGATTCAAGGAATTCGAGCGGGCCCGGGCGCCGCAACTGGCCGAGTTCGTCATGCTCACCCAGTACGCCGCAAGCATCCCCGCGCCATCAGCCTTCGCCCCGGAAGCGCTGACCAACGTACTGGGCGAGTATCTGGCCAACAACGGCAAGACCCAGCTGCGTATCGCTGAAACCGAGAAATACGCCCACGTCACCTTCTTCTTTTCCGGCGGTCGCGAAGAGCCGTTCCCCGGCGAGGAGCGCATTCTGATTCCGTCGCCACAGGTCGCCACCTACGATCTCAAGCCGGAAATGAGCGCGCCCGAGGTCACCGACCGCATAGTCGATGCCATCGAGAACCAGCGCTACGACGTCATCGTGGTCAACTACGCCAACGGCGACATGGTCGGCCATACCGGCGTGTTCGATGCCGCAGTCAAGGCGGTGGAGTGCCTGGATAGCTGCGTAGGACGGATCGTCGAGGCGCTCGACAAGGTTGGTGGCGAAGCGCTGCTGACCGCCGACCACGGCAACGTCGAGCAGATGGAAGACGTCATGACCGGCCAGGCACACACCGCGCATACCTGCGAGCCGGTGCCTTTCGTCTATATCGGCAAGCGCAACGTCTCCATCCGCGCAGGCGGCGTGCTGGCCGATGTTGCACCGACCATGTTGACCCTGCTCGGCATGCCGGTACCGTCCGAGATGACCGGCCGCTCGATCATCGAGCTGAACTGA
- a CDS encoding substrate-binding periplasmic protein, which produces MLKRILATITLLLCTQAHAELADDYRVVLLTENFPPFNMAEDGKNYAADAKIHGINADIVREMFRRAKIRYELSLRFPWDRIYKQVQEQPDQGLFSTTFTAEREPQFKWVGPLASISWVLLAPADSPLRLSGLDEARNLRIGAYKNDAVSQHLESKGLAPINSLRDQENVGKLLKGQIDVWATADPVGPYLAKQEGVTGLKPVLRFNEARLFLALNRATPDEVVERLQRALDAMRADGTVDAMLQRYL; this is translated from the coding sequence ATGCTGAAAAGAATCCTTGCCACCATCACACTGCTGCTTTGCACCCAGGCGCACGCCGAGCTGGCTGACGACTACCGCGTCGTGCTGCTGACCGAGAATTTTCCACCATTCAACATGGCCGAAGACGGCAAGAACTACGCCGCCGATGCGAAGATCCACGGCATCAATGCCGACATCGTGCGCGAGATGTTCCGCCGCGCGAAGATCCGTTATGAGCTGAGCCTGCGTTTCCCTTGGGATCGCATCTATAAACAGGTACAGGAGCAGCCTGACCAGGGACTCTTTTCCACTACCTTCACCGCCGAGCGTGAGCCACAGTTCAAGTGGGTCGGCCCGCTGGCGAGCATCAGCTGGGTCCTGCTCGCGCCAGCCGACAGTCCTTTACGCCTGTCCGGATTGGACGAAGCGCGCAACCTGCGCATCGGTGCCTATAAGAACGATGCGGTGAGTCAGCATCTGGAAAGCAAGGGACTGGCACCGATCAACTCGCTGCGCGACCAGGAGAACGTTGGCAAGCTGCTCAAGGGGCAGATCGACGTCTGGGCGACAGCTGATCCGGTGGGACCCTATCTGGCCAAGCAGGAAGGCGTGACTGGCCTGAAGCCGGTGCTGCGCTTCAATGAGGCGCGATTGTTCCTAGCGCTCAACCGCGCGACGCCGGACGAAGTGGTCGAGCGCTTGCAACGGGCGCTGGATGCGATGCGCGCCGACGGCACGGTGGACGCAATGCTGCAGCGCTATCTCTGA
- a CDS encoding DUF2164 domain-containing protein, with product MSRAKLKPPVLTLDAAQEQAAQQVIKRFLEDRFELELGSFEAQEVLDLFAREIAPLYYNKAIFDVQTHLKERFESIESDLWALEKS from the coding sequence ATGAGCCGGGCCAAGCTCAAACCGCCGGTCCTGACGCTGGATGCCGCTCAGGAGCAGGCTGCGCAGCAGGTCATCAAGCGTTTTCTGGAGGATCGCTTCGAACTTGAGCTCGGCTCGTTCGAGGCGCAGGAAGTGCTTGATCTGTTCGCCCGTGAAATCGCGCCGCTGTATTACAACAAGGCGATCTTCGACGTGCAGACGCACCTGAAGGAAAGGTTCGAAAGCATCGAAAGCGACTTGTGGGCACTCGAGAAGAGCTGA